A window of the Megalopta genalis isolate 19385.01 chromosome 2, iyMegGena1_principal, whole genome shotgun sequence genome harbors these coding sequences:
- the LOC117218311 gene encoding pancreatic triacylglycerol lipase, which yields MKAFVQLGFLLISGLGILGTDLETLIENEKNDLDPGDKLVANQVNEATSDETWEEKKKDLRKQISFYLYTKANPTDGQQLYVGDVDALKGSNFNFSRPTKFLTHGWINTVKDDAVSLIRDAYLKHGDYNIIGIDWSKISFGPYVKVSNRVLVVGKYCSSFIDFLQTQGLDLSRVAIIGHCLGGHVAGLSARYAKGKVDRVVALDPALPHFALTASGERCARNDAKYVEVVHTNGGVFGFEKAIGDVDFYPNGGGLQAGCKSNTCSHLRAYKYFAESINSKVGFEAVKCPTYSDFRQGACNSNDKVFLGGPNPNNDAKGVYFFDTNEYSPFAKENSFGTRLPPS from the exons ATGAAGGCGTTCGTACAGCTCGGTTTCCTGCTGATCAGCG GTCTTGGAATATTAGGCACAGACTTGGAAACGCTGATCGAAAACGAAAAAAACGATCTTGATCCCGGAGATAAATTAGTGGCTAACCAAGTAAACGAAGCTACTTCCGATGAAACCTGGGAGGAGAAAAAGAAGGATTTGCGTAAACAGATCTCCTTCTACCTTTATACCAAAGCTAACCCGACCGATGGACAACAACTGTATGTCGGTGATGTCGACGCACTGAAGGGCAGCAATTTCAATTTTAGCAGACCTACGAAATTTCTCACACATGGATGGATAAACACTGTGAAAGATGACGCGGTCTCTTTGATTAGAGATG CTTATTTGAAGCATGGTGATTACAATATCATTGGGATCGACTGGTCTAAAATATCATTCGGTCCGTATGTAAAGGTTAGTAATCGTGTTCTAGTGGTGGGCAAATACTGCTCATCCTTCATCGATTTTCTTCAAACACAAGGATTGGATTTATCACGTGTAGCCATAATCGGTCACTGTCTTGGTGGTCACGTAGCCGGACTGTCGGCTCGTTATGCTAAAGGCAAGGTGGACCGTGTTGTCG CTTTGGATCCAGCTCTGCCACACTTCGCGCTGACTGCATCAGGTGAAAGATGTGCTCGGAATGATGCGAAGTACGTGGAAGTGGTACACACGAATGGAGGTGTTTTTGGTTTCGAAAAAGCGATTGGGGACGTCGACTTCTATCCCAATGGCGGTGGTCTACAAGCTGGCTGCAAAAGCAACACCTGTTCGCACCTGCGGGCCTACAAGTATTTCGCGGAGTCCATCAACAGCAAAGTGGGCTTCGAAGCAGTGAAATGCCCCACCTATTCTGATTTCCGCCAGGGTGCATGCAATTCGAATGATAAGGTTTTCTTGGGAGGTCCGAATCCTAATAATGATGCCAAGGGAGTATACTTTTTCGACACGAACGAATATTCCCCTTTCGCTAAGGAGAATTCATTTGGCACTCGCTTGCCCCCAAGCTGA
- the LOC117218312 gene encoding uncharacterized protein LOC117218312, translating into MSGGLKEDEALWDKIKDVCEFDLFALEDAGDSDSLDIASVNESSADKLLVLKRRVFFELYTRRNPQEQQQLYVDDIDALKKSNFDFSKPTKIVTHGWINSAKDDAVSLVRDAYLQHGDYNVIGINWGNIAFRPYSWASRRVLIVGKYCASFIDFLQSQGLNLSTLTVVGHSLGAHVAGLSARFAQGQVEHVVALDPALPNFILAGPGERVARGDANYVEVIHTDAGFYGYVDPIGDIDFYPNGGSQQPGCVSNICSHTRAYKYFAESINNQAGFVAYKCESYSKFRDDICDSSPKAYMGSMKPDYEAKGKYYLNSNAKSPYALGDVALKQSRHFRYDISPTNLNNRFYKACQQECFLRIPHDPLRPPLHFVIYFPPMAQRHVLHSYHFQFLRSFYSLSFSLFFLLTPAILPFVLQCKTGVILFGLSPPAFIISPHLPFSFAFCLANPECYIKESHKAESESGFEQNMKAHALLALLFIYSVHGLQNPLRDLGTLIGQEENNLDPKDELVTNPENVKAPDESLEHTQRDLDNRVFFFLYTKDNPIEGQRLYVGDDDALQKSNFNFSRPTKFVTHGWINTVKDGAVALVRDAYLQHGDYNVVGIDWGAISFTPYEWASSRVVMVSKYCSAFIDFLQQKGLDLSQVTIVGHSLGGQIAGLTARYIEGHVDLVIALDPALPNFQLAGPGSRVARGDAKYVEVIHTNAGVFGYSEAIGDIDFYPNGGGLQAGCKTETCSHLRAFKYFAESINSSDFVAVECSSYSKFRNGECKSNRKVSLGGVQPDYSIKGKYYLRTNETPKYAQGDILQ; encoded by the exons ATGTCAGGCG GTCTCAAGGAAGACGAAGCATTGTGGGATAAGATTAAAGATGTTTGTGAGTTTGACCTTTTCGCACTCGAAGATGCAGGGGACAGTGATTCATTAGACATAGCATCAGTGAATGAATCCTCGGCAGATAAGTTGCTCGTCTTGAAACGCCGAGTATTCTTCGAGCTTTACACAAGACGTAACCCGCAGGAACAGCAACAGTTGTATGTTGATGATATCGACGCGCTGAAGAAGAGCAACTTCGATTTTAGCAAGCCAACCAAAATTGTAACCCATGGTTGGATCAACAGTGCGAAGGATGATGCAGTTTCTTTGGTTCGTGATG CTTACTTGCAGCATGGTGACTACAACGTCATTGGAATCAACTGGGGCAATATAGCATTCAGGCCATACAGTTGGGCCAGTAGGCGCGTACTGATAGTGGGCAAATACTGCGCCTCCTTCATCGACTTTCTTCAGTCCCAAGGATTGAATTTATCGACGTTAACGGTTGTCGGTCATTCTCTTGGCGCCCATGTAGCTGGATTATCAGCTCGCTTTGCTCAAGGCCAGGTGGAACATGTCGTTG CTCTGGACCCAGCTCTCCCCAATTTCATACTTGCTGGGCCAGGCGAGCGAGTAGCTCGCGGTGATGCAAATTACGTAGAAGTCATTCATACTGACGCTGGTTTCTACGGATACGTAGACCCGATTGGGGACATCGATTTCTATCCAAATGGTGGTTCCCAGCAACCTGGTTGTGTTTCCAACATTTGCTCCCATACGCGAGCGTACAAGTATTTCGCAGAATCCATCAACAATCAGGCAGGTTTCGTTGCGTACAAGTGTGAAAGCTACTCGAAGTTCAGAGATGATATTTGCGACTCAAGTCCTAAGGCTTACATGGGAAGCATGAAACCGGATTATGAGGCCAAGGGCAAATATTACTTAAACTCAAACGCAAAATCCCCATATGCTTTGGGTGACGTTGCACTTAAACAATCAA GACATTTCCGATACGATATTTCACCTACAAATTTGAATAACAGGTTTTATAAG GCTTGTCAACAAGAATGTTTTCTTCGTATTCCTCACGATCCTCTCCGTCCTCCTTTACATTTTGTCATTTACTTTCCCCCAATGGCACAGCGCCACGTCCTTCATTCTTACCACTTCCAATTTCTTCGTTCCttctactctctctctttctctctcttttttttgctTACACCTGCCATTCTTCCTTTCGTTCTACAGTGTAAAACTGGTGTTATTTTGTTCGGACTGTCTCCACCTGCTTTTATCATCTCCCCCCATCTTCCATTTAGTTTTGCTTTTTGCCTTGCAAATCCTGAATGCTATATAAAGGAGTCGCATAAAGCAGAATCAGAATCCGGATTTGAACAAAACATGAAGGCGCACGCTCTGCTCGCTCTACTGTTTATTTACAGCGTACACG GTCTTCAGAATCCTCTGAGAGACTTGGGTACGCTGATTGGTCAAGAGGAAAACAATCTCGATCCTAAAGACGAGCTGGTGACGAATCCGGAAAACGTAAAAGCGCCGGATGAAAGCCTGGAGCACACGCAACGTGACCTGGACAATCGAGTATTCTTCTTCCTTTACACGAAAGACAATCCGATCGAAGGACAGCGATTGTATGTCGGCGACGATGATGCACTGCAGAAGAGCAACTTCAACTTTAGCAGGCCTACGAAATTTGTCACCCATGGATGGATAAACACTGTGAAAGATGGCGCGGTCGCTTTGGTTCGCGATG CTTACTTGCAGCATGGCGACTACAACGTCGTTGGAATCGACTGGGGTGCAATCTCATTCACGCCATACGAATGGGCCAGCTCTCGCGTTGTGATGGTCAGCAAATACTGTTCCGCCTTCATCGATTTCCTTCAGCAAAAAGGATTGGATTTATCGCAAGTGACGATTGTCGGTCACTCGCTTGGTGGCCAAATAGCCGGATTGACGGCACGTTACATTGAAGGTCACGTGGACCTCGTTATTG CTTTAGATCCAGCTCTCCCGAACTTTCAGCTTGCTGGGCCTGGCAGCAGGGTAGCTCGCGGGGACGCAAAATACGTGGAGGTGATTCACACGAACGCCGGCGTTTTTGGTTACTCAGAGGCGATCGGCGACATCGATTTCTATCCTAATGGCGGTGGTTTACAAGCAGGCTGTAAGACCGAGACCTGCTCTCACCTGAGAGCGTTCAAGTATTTCGCGGAGTCTATTAACAGCTCTGACTTCGTGGCGGTGGAATGCAGCAGCTACTCCAAATTCCGCAATGGCGAATGTAAGTCGAATCGTAAGGTTTCCTTAGGAGGTGTCCAACCGGACTACAGTATTAAGGGAAAATACTATTTGAGGACGAACGAAACCCCTAAGTACGCGCAGGGCGATATTTTAcaatag
- the LOC117218313 gene encoding pancreatic triacylglycerol lipase-like, whose translation MKAYALVSLLLVCGVYGAAISNEIEGEIDLPKNEVPVISDQMNVDTYDESEEETRKDLYNRVFFYLYTKANPTKSQKLILNDVDALKKSHFDPKKPTMMVTHGWINSESSSAFRLIRDAYLQHGDYNVIAIDWSTITLRPYIWATKRVVMVGQYSASMIDFLQSQGMDLSQLTLVGHSLGGHVAGLSAYYAKGRVEYVVALDPALPEFQSAIKGARVSRDDAKYVAVIHSNAAVFGFEKAIGDIDFYPNGGAIQSGCITNTCSHSRSYEYFAESINSNKGFEAVKCDSYVNFLKGTCNSNGKTLMGGLRLNRKIKGTYFLRTNKKTPFAMGSI comes from the exons ATGAAGGCATACGCTCTGGTTAGTTTACTGCTTGTCTGCGGCGTCTATG GTGCCGCGATCTCAAATGAGATCGAAGGCGAGATAGATCTTCCTAAAAATGAAGTACCTGTGataagtgatcaaatgaacgtaGACACTTATGACGAATCCGAGGAAGAAACGAGAAAGGATTTgtataatcgtgtcttcttCTATCTTTATACGAAAGCTAATCCGACGAAAAGTCAGAAGTTGATTCTTAACGACGTTGACGCGTTGAAGAAGAGCCACTTCGATCCAAAGAAACCGACAATGATGGTCACACACGGATGGATAAACTCGGAAAGCAGCAGCGCGTTTCGATTGATTCGCGACG CTTACCTCCAGCACGGTGACTACAACGTCATCGCGATTGACTGGAGCACAATAACACTTAGGCCATACATATGGGCAACTAAACGCGTTGTGATGGTGGGTCAATACAGTGCCTCCATGATCGATTTTCTTCAGTCGCAAGGAATGGATTTATCGCAACTGACCTTGGTCGGTCATTCTCTTGGTGGCCATGTCGCCGGATTGTCAGCCTATTATGCCAAAGGTCGAGTTGAATATGTTGTAG CTTTGGACCCAGCTCTACCAGAATTCCAGTCAGCTATCAAGGGCGCCAGGGTTTCTCGCGACGATGCAAAATACGTGGCAGTGATCCACTCGAACGCGGCTGTGTTTGGTTTCGAAAAAGCAATCGGGGACATCGACTTCTATCCCAACGGCGGCGCCATACAGTCTGGCTGCATCACCAACACCTGCTCGCACTCGCGATCGTACGAGTATTTCGCGGAGTCTATCAACAGCAATAAGGGCTTCGAGGCGGTGAAATGCGACAGCTACGTTAATTTCTTGAAGGGTACGTGCAACTCGAACGGTAAGACTTTAATGGGAGGTCTGCGTTTAAACCGTAAAATCAAGGGAACGTATTTCTTGCGAACGAACAAGAAAACTCCGTTCGCAATGGGCAGTATTTAA